TTTGTCTTTGCCGCTTTGAATTACATTATCATATTATTCTGCAACATCTTCCTTCTGTTCACTATTGTAAGCAATAGGTCTCTTCATCAACCTATGCACATTCTGCTGTTAAATTTGCCGATTAATGACCTCCTAGGCTCCACAGCCCTGTTCCCACATATCATGCAGGAGCTCCTGTTTGACACCAGGACCATAACATTCTCTTCCTGTGTTACTCAGGCTTtctttatacatatatatgctGTAGCTGCTGTATTCATCCTTACGGCTATGGCATACGACAGATATGTCGCCATCTGTCAGCCAATGAGTTACAATACCATTATGAGCAATGGTCACATCATGAAGATCATCTCATTGGTTTGGCTTTCTAATTGGGCTCTGATGGCAGTGCTTTTCATTCTTCTACTCCGTTTGCCTCGATGTAGATCTTACCTTACTCATACATACTGTGACAACCCCTCCCTGTTGCAGCTGGTCTGTGCAGACACAACCATTAACAACATTTATGGACTGATAATCACAGCTATCTGTCAGGTGCTAACAGTGGGACTGATTTTGTACACATACCTCCGTATCATGATAGCTTGTTTCCAAAACAAATGCTCTGACACAAGAAGTAAAGCTCTACAGACGTGTGGCACACATCTAATTGTATTTCTCTTGTTTGAATGTTTGGGTCTCTTCACAATAATCTCATATAGGATACTTAATATTTCTCCTCACTTAAGGAAATTCTGTGGGGTAGCTGCAATGATATTGCCACCAACATTGAATCCTATTCTATACGGACTGAAAATTAAAGAAATCAGGGTTAAAGGGTTCAAGTTTTTCAAGCGAAAGGTTTCACATCATAATGTGCAATGAATAACACTTGAGAGAATACTGTAATTCACAAATGATAGCATTCTGCTGTACTGATTGCAATCAAATGTTTATGCTTCAGAAAGGAGTTATGTTAATAACTCTGTTAAAAAGCTTTCTCAGTTGTCATGTAGTTATATGATCATGTAAATATAGGTTTTAATTCATATAGATATAAAACAGAATCTGCAGATAAGTTGTTCATGGAGGGAGAGacttttcagcacattttctTGTATGATGTAATATGCATTAATATGAATCAGTTGAGATGTAATTATATGCCTCAATATTATGTTTAACCCTTTCCTCTGTTAATCTGACCTGCAATAAGATATTTTATGCACAGTTTGTAtatgataatattttattatgtatatttttatacataatatatatatatattattagtct
The sequence above is a segment of the Xyrauchen texanus isolate HMW12.3.18 chromosome 38, RBS_HiC_50CHRs, whole genome shotgun sequence genome. Coding sequences within it:
- the LOC127631689 gene encoding olfactory receptor 52Z1P-like gives rise to the protein MSSSYNVYNVSSVLFLQGFDLSPERAIAAFVFAALNYIIILFCNIFLLFTIVSNRSLHQPMHILLLNLPINDLLGSTALFPHIMQELLFDTRTITFSSCVTQAFFIHIYAVAAVFILTAMAYDRYVAICQPMSYNTIMSNGHIMKIISLVWLSNWALMAVLFILLLRLPRCRSYLTHTYCDNPSLLQLVCADTTINNIYGLIITAICQVLTVGLILYTYLRIMIACFQNKCSDTRSKALQTCGTHLIVFLLFECLGLFTIISYRILNISPHLRKFCGVAAMILPPTLNPILYGLKIKEIRVKGFKFFKRKVSHHNVQ